The stretch of DNA CGACGTGGACCCGGACGAAGCCGCGGAGTCGGCGGACTGGAACGCACAGGCTCGGACGGCGATCAACGCTTACCAACCGTGGGACGACGACGGCGGCATGAGCTATCGGGAAATCAGCAAGGACGGGCGCGGACTCGTGGACTACGGGAAGGGCTGGGTAGCCGACAGAGTGCGCGAGTGGCGCGATGGACAGCACCGGGAGCTTGTGTCGGAACCCGTGGACAGCGGGGAAGGTGGTTCTGCATGAGGGCGTCGGTGTCCGCGGTGTCCGTCCACGGGCACACCCCCCACCGCCCATACCTATCTATTGACGGGTGCGCTGGGCGCGGGTGCGCCGGACATACGGGGGGACCGACCCGCGGTTTTGGTCGAAAACTGCCGATCGCGCGAGAAGGGCCGTGGTCATGGGTCAAAAGCCGGGGTGTTCGGGGGTGAATCGCTCGAGCAACGCTGCTCGGTACGGGTCGCTCGCGGAGAAGTGGGCCGCGGATCGCTACGGCTTGGAGCTCGAGCGCGACGACTGGCACGACGCCCGGCGGGGCGATCGTCCGGGCGACGTGAAAGCGGCGATGGACTCGAGAAACGCAACTCGGTTCCGGCTGTGGGAGGCGCAGCATCGGAAGCTTCGGCGGGAGGACGGGTTCTATGCGTTCGTGCTGTATCGGCCGGTCGGTCGGGGGATCGACGTGCTCCGCTCGAGGACGATAGCGGCGCGATCGCTTCGCGTTCGGTTCGGCGGCGCGGGCGATCACCCGAAGGGGAATCAAGCGAAGATACCTCCCGCGCGGATCTTCTCGTAGGGGTCCAAAATTTTTCGCGCGCCCACAGGGGGCGGGCGGCGCTTCGCGCCTTGGCTTCGCCTGCGGCGCGGCGCTGTACGGCGGTGGTCCCTTGGATTGGTGGCCTTAGCCACACGCCTAAGGGAGAACCGAACCCCCCGGGTTTGGTTCGACCCGCGGCCGCCGGCCGCAGCGCCGGCTCGGAAGGGCCGCAAATCTCCACCTGAAAACAAGGTCCGGGCGGAAACGGCCGAATATCGGCCGATATAGGGGGTGTTTGAGAGAGTTGCCACTACTCCGGACGGACCGCGTACCGGCCCGTCCGGAGGGGACTACGCTACCTGAGGATCGCGGAGGCGGGGAGGCTCCGGCGACCGCGATCCTCCTCGCGCCAGCGAACGGTCGCGTTCGCGAACGCCTCACGGTCGCGACCGGACTCGAGCCAACGCTTCAAACCCTCACGGAGCTCCCAGCGAACACCACGGAGCGGATCACCGGGGCGGCGGCGGTCGCTGTCGATCTCACCCAGCCGGATCGCCTCGATCGCCTCGCCGCGGTTGTCCACGTCGACGCCGTGCTTCGCGCACCACGTCATCAGCGCGGAGGTGGCGTCAGACAGCCCACGCTCGGCCGAGAGGAGCGCCTGCCCGGCGGCTTCGGTAACGCTGCGGCTTGCCTCCCGGAACTGCTGAACGGCGTCGTGAACCATCTCCGCGACGTGTGGAGACCGGAGCGAAACGCTGCCGTACTCGCGCTCAACCATGTCGTCGATCCGCCGGAGCGCACGCCGGACCGATCCGACGTGGCGGCTGTGCTCCTCGGCGATGTCGGCCGGGCTCACTTTCCCGCCGTCCGTCACCAGCGTCCCGAGGGCTTCTTCTTCGACTTCGGACAGCCCGCCGTTGGCCATCAACTGCCGGATCACGATGCTCTCCTGCTCGTTCCGAATCCGGGTGAGGTTCAGCTTCGGCGGCTGCTCGCTCTCCTCGAGCTCGGTGAGGTCGGCGTCGAAGTACGCATCCTCGACGAACGGCCCACCGCCAGCGCCCGGGGTCATGGTCACGCCAGCATCCTCGAGCACGGCGCGGAGCGTCCGGTCGAGCTCGCGTTCAAGGTCCGCGAGTTCGTCGGGGGTGACACCGACCGACCCGTCCCATCGGCTCACCTGATAGCTCACGCCGAGCTTCGGGTGGCGGAGAGGGTCGTCTTTCGACCGCGACAGCGCCTCTCGGGCGTAGTAGTGCTTGATCTCGACGGGAACGGTGTGCTCGGGAAACGCCTCACGAACTCGCGAGGGGCCGAGCGTGACGGTGTGATAGTAGCCGGGGAGGTTCTCGCCGTGGTCGTTATCGTCGTTCTGAACGACCTTCCGGTACCCGGAACGGTCGTTCTCGAGGAGGTGGCCCATCTGGGCGATCGGGCCGTCCCGAGCGTGGATCGGACCGCTGGCGTCGCAGTGAACTCGAACGTACCGCTCGCCGTCGCGGACCGTACTCGAGTCGTGGGGGTCGCGGAAGTGGCCGGGATTCAGCCCCAGCGCGGTGGCCGCGCCGCGGAGGAGCGGCTGATACCGCTGTGCGTCGACGTTCGACCCGGAGAGCACGACGTTCACGCCCTCGCGAAACGGCACGTCCAGCTTCCGGCGGCTGCCGTCGGACTGCTCGACGCGCATACCGTCCCAGCGCGGGCGGATGTGGGCATTCAGCTTCTGCTCGCCCACCGGATCCTCCTCGCCGTGGCGCTGGATCGCGATCCGGTGCTCACGAACGCCGTCGAACTCCCACGCGGTCCCGGTCGGCAGTACGTCGCCGGGGTCGCAGATTCCGGACTCTTGGTAGTAGAGTTTCGCCGTCCACCGCTCGCCGCTGGCGGTGAACTCCGTGACCCGTGACCCGCCGGACTGATCGACGATCCGGGCAGCGCCGAAGTGTGCCTCGAGCGAGCCGGCGTAGTTGAGCTGTAGAGCGAACTCGTGCCACGCGGGTTCGGTCGACTTCACGCGAGCACCACCCCGACCACGTAGCTGTTGATCGAGACGACGGCCGCACCCCAAACCGCGAGCGTCGCGGGGACGACAGCGCGGAACTGCTCCGGCGAGCACGCCCACAGGAGGCCGACCAAGCCGAGTACGGTCGCTTTCAGCAGCAGCATCGCCGGCCACAGCCCAAGCGCGCCGATCGCCGCCAGCGCTACCGGGTTCGACTCGACGGCGCCGATATTGAGACCGACCGCGGTGGTCGCTACGTCGCCGAGCACGAACAGAGCGACCGCGGCCAGCCACGCCCACCGATCGCGACGGTCGACGCCGAGGGATCGGTGTAGTCCGGCGGTGTCTCGATCACTCGGCACGAGGACCACCTCCGGCTTCTTCGACGGCGGGAGCCAGCGACGTAAGCGACCACGGGAGCCGCGACATGGTGCCCTCGGTCCGGTCGACACTCAGCCAGCGATCGGCGAGCAGCGAGTCCACGACCGTCGCCGGCGCGATCGCGACGGCGAGCACGCGGCGAGCTGCCGCGGTCCCGTCGTCGTCGTAGACCGCGAGCGCGTAGTAGCCCCCGCGATCCAGTAGAACGCTGTGCTGGCCGTCGTCGCGACCCTTGAAGTTCCACCGTCCGGACCGACTCCGCGACCCGTCGGAGGTGCGCCGCTTGCACGCCTTGATCTCGAGGTGGCTGCCGTGCTCCACCAGAGGCACCCCGGCGAAGACGACCGAAAACGGCGCGTCGACGGTCGCGGGGGCGAGCAGCCCGGACACCTCGGCGTCGTGGTGGGCGTCGCCGTGAGTGACCGCCTCGAGCGGGAGCGCGTCGCAGATCAACCGCTCCACGTCGGTCCCGATCGCTTTCGCCGCGGCGAGTGGCGGCGAGTCGGTGGACATCTAGATCACCTCCTCGGCGTTCTTCGCTTCGCGGATCCCTGCCTCGAGCACCTCGGCGTCCGGCTCTTCGCCGTTGGCGGCGTCGTGGAGCTCGAGCCGAGCGGCGCGGACGAACACCACGGAGTCGGCGATCCCGTCGAGCCGGCTCACGGTGTTGTGCCACTCGACGGTCCCGCAGACCTTGCACGCCTGCTGGAACGATCCGATGTTTCGCGGGTCGTGGACGGGCTCGTTCTTGACGTGAACCTCACCGCACCCACAGCATACGGCGTCGACGGGAACACGAACCTTCGAGTAGCCGTCCGGGTCGATCGGCAGCGCGCCGCGGAAGAAGCTGCGGGCGCGGGCGAGAGCCGGCTGCTCGCTTTCGAGGCTCACCGGCCGCCACCTCCCGAAACACCGCCGTCAGTAGCCGCGACCCGCGGCCCGCGGTTCCGAAACTCCTGCTCGGCCGGGTCCGGGTAGTCGACGCTGACGCCCGCGGCGCTGCCCGCTTGGACCCGCGGGCGGCTGTCGCAGGAGAGGCAGCGGTGGGCGACGTTCTGCTCGTCGCCGAAGGTGCGCCGGAAGTCGGTACTGACGTGAGCGCCGCAGAATCGGCAGTCCGAATGGGACGCCTCGTATTCGAGAGGCGTCATAGCGACCCCCGTTCGGCCGCCGTCGGGCGGCACTTCCGCTGTGCCCCATGGAACGTCTCGGAAAAGTGATGGGACCGCCGAGATTCGAACTCAGGTCCTACCGACCCCATCGGCAGAGGATACCACTACCCTACGGTCCCGCACGTAGAGACAGCGCCGTCCGGCAGTTAAGCACTTCGCTTCGTTCCCTCCGCCGCGGGAACCCTACTCCGCGTCCCGCGGCGCCACCAGCGCGCCGTCGTCCCGAACCGCCATACTGAGCACCGCGTCGCCCTCGTAGGCCGCCAGCCCCTCTTTGCGACCGAGCACGTAGCCGTCGTGCTCGGCCTCGACCGTGTCCAGTTGTTCGCCGGCCGCGCTCACCACGTCCGCGACGACCTCGCCCGCCTCGACGGCGTCGCCGGCCTCGACACGGTGGCGCAGGAGCCCGGCCGTCTCCATCCGGGGGCCGCGGAACCGCCGCACCGGGAAGTCGACGGGCGCCTCGTACACCCCGGGCTCCCCGACCGCCTCCGGCCACGCCTCGAGCATCCCGAGTTCGTCCATCACGCCGTAGGCGGCGGCGACGCCCGCCGCCCGGGCCGACTCGGTGACGACGCTGTGCCCGCCGAGCTCGGTCGTGAACGCCGGGATGCCGGCGCCGTTACAGACCGCGCCGGCTGTCGAGCGCTGGAGCCCCTTGTCGACGTACTCTTCGGCGGGGTACTCCGTCACCACCGGCAGCCCCGTCGCCTCAACGAGCGCTTCGAGCTCGTCCGCCAGCGCCTCGGCTTCGGCCTCAGTCCGGCGCTCACCGAACAGCACGCGGTCCCGGATCACGAACGGCTGGGAGTTCACGCTCGCAGTGTGGTTGTCGATCAGCGCGTCCGCGGAGCCGACGATCGTGTCGTAGAGGCGCTCGTCGATCCGTTCCTGCACCTCCGGTGGCGTCGAGGACTCGCTCTCGGGGTCGGGGAACTTCCGGTTCGGGTCGTCGTCGCCGTAGTAGGAGGTCCGTGCGTTCCGGCGCAGCCCCGCGGGGTTGATCACCGGGACGGCGACGACCGCGCCCGAGATGCGCTGGGGCAGGTCCTCGCGCATGGTGTCCTGCGTGACCGCGACGCCGGTGGCCTCGTCGCCGTGGACGCCGCCGGTGATCCACAGCGTCGGCCCCTCTTCTGCTCCGTTCGCGACGATCACGGGCAGTCGCTCGGGGACTCCGGTCGGGAGGTCGGTGAGTTCGAGGTGGCCGCGTGCCAGTTCGCCGGGCGCCGCGCTCGCGGTGCCGATGTCCATGCCCGGCGTCCGGCGCGCGCGAGCAAGAAGCTACGGTCCGGGCCGGGAGCTTGCCGGGACTCTCAGACCAGCACGCGTTCGAGCGACACCACTTCCCCCGACTCGGCCGCGGGGTCGCCGACCAGCTTTCCGAGACAGACCGCGCTGCCGTCGGGCGTGTAGCACGCGAGCAGGTCGTCGTCGCCGGGGTCGAGGGCGGCCGCGGCGTCGTCGGTCCCGACGACGCCCGGCGCGTAGACGGGCGCGCCGTCGGCGACCGAGGTGGCCGCGCTGCGGGCGATCGTGATCGCGGGCAGGTGTTCCATCGCGCGCTCGGCGGGAGAGACAACCTCACGGAGGAACGCTTCGTGATCGTCTTCGCGCGCCCACGCGAGCCCGTCCGCGAGGTCGTGGAGCGTCCGGAGGTCGGTGTCGTCGAACGGGCCGGTCGCGGTGCGGCGGAGGTCGCCCATGTGTCCGCCGGTGCCCAGTGCCAGTCCGAGGTCGTGACAGAGCTTCCGGATGTACGTGCCGCTCTCACAGCGAACCCGGAGGAGCGCCTGTCGGTCGTCCAGCTCCAGCAGGTCGAGCTCGTAGATCTCTCGGGATCGCAGCCGGCGAGCGACCGCACTCTTTCGGGGCGGCTTCTGGTAGATCTCGGTCTCGAACTCCGCGAGGGTAGCCTCGATGTCCGTCGGCGGGAGCCCGTGGAGTTCGAGGACCGCGATGTACTCCTTCCCGCCTTCGAGGAACACGGGTGCGAGCCGGGTCGCGTCGCCGAGCATCGTCGGCAGACAGCCCGTCACTTTCGGGTCGAGCGTGCCCGCGTGGGCCGCCCGGTCGACGCCCGCGAGGTCCCGGACCCACGCCGCCACCTGGTGGGCCGAGGGGCCGGCGGGCTTGTCGAGGTTGACGACGCCGAAGGAGAGCAGGTCCTCGACGGCGCGCTCGCCCGGCGGATCGCGGAGCGGGTCGGTCACAGTCAGAACTCGTAGCGGACGCCCTCGACGGGCTCTTTCCCCTCGTCCTGTTCGGGGTCGTAGCGCTCGATCGCGGCGGTGAGCATGTCGGGGACGACCGCCTCCCCCCAGCGCGCGGTGTTGATCGCGGCGTCGTAGATCGAGAGGTCGTGGATGTCGATGTCGTAGAGGTCGGCGTAGCGCTTGGCCTCACTCCGCTCGCGGCGCTCGGTCGTCGCGCGGGCCTCGGCGACGGTCTTGTCCTCGCGGTCGGCGATGCGCTCGGCGCGGACGGAAAGCGGGGCGTCGAGCCAGAACCGCAGATCCGCGTGTTCGGCCGCGAGCCAGCCCGCGAGCCGAGACTCGAGCAGCACGTCGTCCCGGGAGGCGGCGATGGTGCGCAGCCGCCGGTCGAGATCCTTGTCGATCTGCTCCTCCTCCTCAGCGAGCTCGTTGAACTCGACGGTGGTGTGGCCCCGCTCGTCGGCGAGCTGGCGGAAGATGTCGCCGCCGGAGATGTGTTCGAGGTCGAAGCGCTCGGCGAGGAGTTCGGCGTTCGTGCTCTTCCCGCTGCCCGGCGGGCCGGAGACGGTGAGTAACATAGCGCTACTCGCGCGTAGAGGGGCAAAATCGTTGCCGTTCGCGCTCGTCGTCGTGGGAGGCAGTCACGCGCCGTCAGCGCTTTCCGCCGCGCCGCCGACCGGCGAGTATGGAGGTTCCCGACTCCGTCTCGACCGCCCTCGCCGACCGCGATATCGCCGGGAAGCGCTGCCTCGAAGCCGGTGCGGGCGTCGGCAACGCGACCGCCGGGCTGCTCGACGCCGGCGCCGCGCACGTCTCCGCGATCACGGACCGCGCGGACCACGCCGACGGCGTCCGCGAGCGGTTCGCGGGCGACGACTGCGTGGAACTGATCGAGGCTGACCTGCGGGAGATCCCGCTTCCGGACGATGCCGTCGACGTGATCACCTGCCACGCGCTGTTCAACGTCCTCGCGAACGACGCCGCGGCGCCGATCGCCGCCGAACTCACTCGCGTCGCCGCGCCGGGCGCGACGCTGGTCGTCGACGACTACGACCCGATGCCGCCCGAATCCCCGGTCCGACAGCTGTTCGCCGTCGAGAACGCCGCGGCCGAGCTGGCGAACGCCCGCGCGGCGCTGACGTTCTACCCCGCGGACGGCTTGCGTCGGCTGTTCGGCGGGCACGGCTGGACGCACGACCGCACGCGGGCGATCCTCGAACCGGTGCCGTGGACCGAGGGCCACCTCACGGCGCACACCGCGGAGGTCCGCGGACACGCCGAGTCGCTGCCCGAGTCGCTCGGCCAGCAGTTGATCACCGAGGCCGAACGGTTGGCGAAGACCACGGGTAGCAGCGACGAGGGACGGATGTACAGCGTCGCGATGGCGCTGCCCGAGTCGCTCGCCGGCGAAACGCCGACATCGCTCCGGGAAGGATTTCGCGTGTGACTCCCGCCACCCGACGGGCACTCGGTACCGCACCCGTGCTGTTCGGCGTCGCCGAGGCGGCGACGATGCTTCTGGGCCGGTCGATCCTGTGGCGGATCGTCTGCGGGAGAGGCCCAGCAAGCGCGGTTTCGGACTGTCTCGTTCCGGGCGTGGTTCGGGGCGCGGCCCTGCTCGCCGCAGTCGGCGGTGTCGCGCTCCTCACACTCGACTCGTGACGCGTGTGGGCCCCTTTTTCACCACGGGCGCGTAATCCCCGCCAATGAGTACCGACCGGAAGCAGTCCGGCTTCAAGCAGCGAACCCGGGTCGACGACGCGCTCGCCGCGCTCAGAGACGCCCTCGACCCCCACGGCCGTGCGGAGGAGGTCCCGCTCGCCGAGGCCGACGGACGCACGCTCGCGGCGACGATGGCCGCGCCCGCGAGCGTCCCCTCGGCGCCGGAGGCGGCGATGGACGGCTACGCGGTCCGGGCCGGCGACACGTTCGGCGCCTCGGACCGCTCGCCCGAGGTCCTGCGCGAAGTCGACGAGGAACCGACAGAAGGCACCGTGGGACCCGGCGAAGCCATCCGGGTCCACACCGGAAGCGCGCTCCCGGCGGGCGCCGACGCCGTGGTGATGATCGAGCAGGTCGAACCGATCGCCGACGAGGTCGAAATGTTCGACGCCGTCGCCGAGGGGGAGAACGTCGCCGCCGCCGGCGAGGACGTCGAGGAAGGCCAGCACCTCTACGACCCCGGTCACGTCCTGCGGCCCTCGGATCTGGGGTTGCTGAAGTCCGTCGGCGTCACCGAGGTCCCGGTGTTCGAGAAGCCCGAAGTGACGGTGATCCCGACCGGCGACGAGCTCGTCCAAGCCGACCCGGGCCCGGGCGAGACGATCGAGACGAACGGGCTCACTGTCGCGCGGTTCGTCGAGCGCTGGGGGGGCAACGCCACCGAACTCGACGTCGTCGAAGACGACGAGGAGGCGCTGAAGGCGGCGATCCGCTCGGGACTCGACGGCGAGCTCGTCGTCACCTCCGGGGGCTCCTCCGTGGGTGAACGCGACCTGCTGCCCGAGGTGCTGGAGGAGCTCGGCGAGATCGTCGTCCACGGCGTCGCGCTCAAGCCCGGCCACCCGTTCGGTTTCGCGGTCTGTGAGGGAACGCCCGTGCTGATGCTGCCGGGCTACCCCGTCGCGACGATCGTCAACGCCGTGCAGTTCCTGCACCCCGCGATCAAGCGCGCGATGGACGCCCCGCTGTCGCCCCATCCGACGACCGAGGCGCGCCTGGAGCGGAAGATCGCGAGCGAGCCCGGCGTGCGAACGTTCGCGCGCGTTCGACTGGAGGAGCGCCCGGACGAACCCCTGCCGGCCGCCGTCCCGACTCGGGTGTCGGGCTCGGGCGTGCTGTCGAGCGTCGCGCTCGCCGACGGCTGGGTCGTCGTCGACGAGGCCGCGGAGGGGATCGACGCCGGCGAGACCGTCGCCGTCCAGAACTGGGAGGCCCGCCAATGAGCGACCGCAAGCAGTTCCGCGACCTCACCGAGCCGGCGAAGGCCCACGAGGCCATCGCGTCGCTGGATATCGAGCCCGAGACAGAGACCGTCCCGCTCGCGGAAGCCAGGGGACGAACCCTCGCCGAACGCGTCGACGCCGACCTCGACGTGCCGGGGTTCGACCGGGCGTCGATGGACGGCTACGCGGTCCGGGCGAGCGATACGTTCGGCGCCGACGAGGCCGATCCCGCGACGCTCGATCTGACGGGGACAGTCCACGCCGGCAGCGAGCCGGACGTCGCCGTCGACGCCGGCGAGGCCGTCGAGATCTCGACCGGGGCGGTGCTGCCCGACGGCGCCGACGCGGTGGTGATGGTCGAGCGAACCGACGAGATCGGGACTGAGACCGTCGAGATCCGCACCTCGGTCGCGCCCGGGGACAACGTGATGCCCGCCGGCGCCGACATCGCCGCCGGCCAGCGCGCGCTCGGCCCCGGCACCGAACTCACGCCCCGCGAGATCGGCCTGCTCTCGGCGCTCGGCCGGGACGAGATCGAGGTCCGCGGAAAGCCGACCGTCGGCATCGTCTCGACCGGCGACGAGTTGGTCCGGCCCGGCGAGTCGCTGAACAGCGACGCCGGCCAGATCTACGACGTGAACAGCTACACGATCGCCGCCGGCGTCGAGGAGGCCGGCGGCGAGGCGGCGCTCTACCCCCACGCCGGCGACGACATGAACGCGATGGAGGACGCGCTGACGACCGCCGCCGAAGAGTGCGATCTGGTGCTCTCCTCGGGCTCGACCTCCGCCTCCGCGGTCGACGTGATCTACCGTGTGATCGAGGAACGCGGCGATCTCCTGCTCCACGGCGTCTCGGTCAAGCCCGGGAAGCCGATGCTCGTCGGCCGGCTCGCGGACAGCGCCTACGTCGGGCTGCCGGGCTACCCCGTCTCGGCGCTCACCATCTTCCGGACGTTCGTGGCGCCCGCGATCCGGCGGGCAGCCGGCGTCCCCGAGCCCAGAACGGCGACCGTCGACGGGACCCTCGCCGCGGAGGAACGCTACAGCGAGGGCCGCACACGGCTGATGCCCGTGGGCCTCGTCGAAAACGAGGCCGGCGAGACGCTGGTCTACCCCGTCGACAAGGGGTCGGGCGCGACCACCAGCCTCGTCGAGGCCGACGGGGTGGTCGAGGTCGACGCCGACACCGAGTACCTCGCCGCGGGCGAGGACGTGACGGTGACGCTGTTCTCCCCGAACGTGCGCACCCCGTCGGTGCTCGCGTTCGGCGAGGACGACCCCGCGTTCTCCCGGCTGCTCGACCGGCTGGGGTCGAGCCGGTTCCTCCCCGTCGGCTCTCGTGAGGGGCTGCGCCGCCTGCGTGACGGGCTGCCCGACGCCGCCGTCGTCGCCGGGCCGATCCGCCGGGAGGTGGAGTCGGTCGAACTCGGCGCGTGGGAGCGTGAGTGGGGGCTGATCGTGCCCGAGGGCAACCCCGACGGCGTCGAGGGGTTCGGAACGCTAGTCGACGGCGACCTGCGGCTCGTCAACCTCGACACGGCGACGGGACTCAGAGCGAGCGCCGACGCCGAACTGGAGCGACTCGCGGCCGCGCGGGACGCCGACGCCGCGGATCTCCAGTCGGCCATCGACGGCTACGGGTTCACGCTCAAGGCCCACGAGAGTCCCGCACGGCGCGTGCTCGCAGGGAAAGCCGACGCCGGGTTGGGGCTGCGTGCGACCGCCGAGAAGCTGGGGCTGGGGTTCGTCCCGGTCGATAGCCAGACAGTCCGGGTCCGGGCCAACCCCGAGCGCGTCGAAAAGCAGGGCGTACAGGACCTCGAGGCGGTGCTGTCGGGGGTCGACGGGGTGCTCGCGGCGCTGCCGGGGTTCGAACCCGCGGAGTAACGCCGTGACGTTGCTCGACCTGCTGCTCGTCGGCCTGTTCGTCGTCATCGCCGCGGCGGTCGGTCGGGAGGCGTCGCGGTTGGGGTGGAGTCCACGGTACGTGCTCGGCTCTATGCTGGTGCTCGCCGGGCTCGCGGGGACGTTCTTCCTCGACGATCTGCTGGCCGAGCCGCTGCCGGCGTGGAGCGAGTTCGTCTTCGCGGGCGCGCTGCTGGTCGGCTTCGTGCTCCAGTGGTCCGGGCGAGAGCCGGACAGCGAGCCGTGAGGGAAAGAGCTTCGACGGCGCCGACGCTGGCTCGGGTATGACCGAAACTACGCCGGCACACGTTCTCGCGCTCGGTGACTCCTACACGATCGGGACCGGCGTCGATCCGGACGAACGCTGGGTGTCGAAGCTCGCGGACCGGCTCCGGGAGGACGGCGAGTCAGTCGCCGACCCCGTCGTGATCGCCGAGAACGGCTGGACCACCGACGATCTGGACGGCGCGATCAGTGAGCACGATCCTGACGGCCCGTTCGACCTCGTGACGCTCCTGATCGGCGCCAACAACTGCTTCCAGGCGGAGCCGCCGGCGACGTTCGAGCCGAAGTTCCGGGCGATGCTCGACCGGGCACTGGGGTTCGCGCCGGATGCGGAGTCGGTCGTCGTGCTCACGGTGCCGGACTACACGCTCACCCCGGTCGGGCAAGAAAACGACCCTGCCGAGCACGCCGAGCGACTGGTTCGGTACAACGAGATCGTCCGCGAGGCGGCGCGTGCGGCGGGGACGCGGCTGGTCGACGTGGTGCCACCGTCGAAGCGCGTGGCCGACGACGGGTCGCTCGTTGCCGGCGACGATCTCCACCCCGCGCCCGCACAGCACGACCTGTGGCTGGAGCGAATCTATCCGACCGTCGGGGCGGCGCTCGATTAGTTGCCGAGGACGCGTTCGTCGAGTTCGGTGAACCGCTCGACGCGGTGGTCCGCGAGCACGCACTGGCCGCGGCGCTCGGGGCCGTGGCGTTCGACGTGGACCGCGTCGAGGCCGGCGTTCCACGCGGCGCCGACGTCGCTCGGGCCGTCGCCGGCCAGTACGCCCGCGCCGTCGGCGTGGTCCACGCCGAGACGGGTCATCGTGTGGTGGACCGGTTCGGGGTCGGGCTTCCAGCCCAGATCGTCCGAGCAGGTGACGAACGCATCGAACCGCGAGCGCAGGTCGAGCTGGTCGACGACCTCGTTCGCGAGGAACGGCGCGCAGTGGGTGACGACGCCGACCGGGACGCCGGCGGCGTCGAGCTCGTCGAGCAGCGCCGCGGCGTCGTCGTGGACGTACGTCGCCTCGGCGCGGGCGCCGGGATCCTCGGCCTCGTGTAGCGCGGGCCAGAACGTCCCCGGATCGAGCCCCAGCGACTGGAGCTTCTCGCTTCGGGGGCCGCCGAGGCCGTGCCAGAGCGTCTCGATCTCGCTGTCGGTGAACGCCCGGCCCAGCCGGTCGCCGACCGCCTCGAACACTTCGTGGCGGTAGTCGGGCTCCACGTCGACGATCGTCCCGTCGAGGTCGAGGAGCCAGAAGTCGTACGCCATGGGGAGAGAGCTAGCGGGTACGGGGGTAAGTGCTTTTCTCCCTGCTCAAACCGCCTCGGCGTCGACGACGTGTACCGACGAGCCGAGATACTGATGCAACACTTCGTCGACGCTCTCGGCGTTGAACCGCGAGAGATCGCGTTCGATCTCCGCCCGCAGCGCGTCGAGGTACGCCTCGTCGGCCCGGAGCTCCGCGAACGACAGCGACACCACCTCCACGTCGAGCCAGTCGCTCACGCTCTCGCGCAGCGGCGCTTCGTCGCCGATCTCGCCGTGCCAGAGCCGGTCGCGGAAGAACAGCCAGTCGATCCGCTCCGGGCCGGGTTCGACGCCTGGCGCGGGCGCGAACAGGCGCAGCGTCGTCTCGAAGCGGGTCGGGTCGACCGCGACGCCCTCCGTCGGGAGGCGGAACGCCGCGTCGAAGG from Halolamina sediminis encodes:
- the lwrS gene encoding LWR-salt protein, whose protein sequence is MKAAYTFDAAFRLPTEGVAVDPTRFETTLRLFAPAPGVEPGPERIDWLFFRDRLWHGEIGDEAPLRESVSDWLDVEVVSLSFAELRADEAYLDALRAEIERDLSRFNAESVDEVLHQYLGSSVHVVDAEAV
- a CDS encoding HAD family hydrolase — translated: MAYDFWLLDLDGTIVDVEPDYRHEVFEAVGDRLGRAFTDSEIETLWHGLGGPRSEKLQSLGLDPGTFWPALHEAEDPGARAEATYVHDDAAALLDELDAAGVPVGVVTHCAPFLANEVVDQLDLRSRFDAFVTCSDDLGWKPDPEPVHHTMTRLGVDHADGAGVLAGDGPSDVGAAWNAGLDAVHVERHGPERRGQCVLADHRVERFTELDERVLGN
- a CDS encoding SGNH/GDSL hydrolase family protein, translating into MTETTPAHVLALGDSYTIGTGVDPDERWVSKLADRLREDGESVADPVVIAENGWTTDDLDGAISEHDPDGPFDLVTLLIGANNCFQAEPPATFEPKFRAMLDRALGFAPDAESVVVLTVPDYTLTPVGQENDPAEHAERLVRYNEIVREAARAAGTRLVDVVPPSKRVADDGSLVAGDDLHPAPAQHDLWLERIYPTVGAALD
- a CDS encoding molybdopterin biosynthesis protein, producing the protein MSDRKQFRDLTEPAKAHEAIASLDIEPETETVPLAEARGRTLAERVDADLDVPGFDRASMDGYAVRASDTFGADEADPATLDLTGTVHAGSEPDVAVDAGEAVEISTGAVLPDGADAVVMVERTDEIGTETVEIRTSVAPGDNVMPAGADIAAGQRALGPGTELTPREIGLLSALGRDEIEVRGKPTVGIVSTGDELVRPGESLNSDAGQIYDVNSYTIAAGVEEAGGEAALYPHAGDDMNAMEDALTTAAEECDLVLSSGSTSASAVDVIYRVIEERGDLLLHGVSVKPGKPMLVGRLADSAYVGLPGYPVSALTIFRTFVAPAIRRAAGVPEPRTATVDGTLAAEERYSEGRTRLMPVGLVENEAGETLVYPVDKGSGATTSLVEADGVVEVDADTEYLAAGEDVTVTLFSPNVRTPSVLAFGEDDPAFSRLLDRLGSSRFLPVGSREGLRRLRDGLPDAAVVAGPIRREVESVELGAWEREWGLIVPEGNPDGVEGFGTLVDGDLRLVNLDTATGLRASADAELERLAAARDADAADLQSAIDGYGFTLKAHESPARRVLAGKADAGLGLRATAEKLGLGFVPVDSQTVRVRANPERVEKQGVQDLEAVLSGVDGVLAALPGFEPAE